The region TCGCGGAAGTGTTGATTAATGCAACCAACCAGTCAATGGACTCTTGGGATCAAAGCCCTGCTGGTTCATTGATGGAAGTTCAGTTGATCAATTGGCTACGTCAAAAAGTCGGCTATGGCGCAGGTCAAGCAGGTGTGTTTACTTCAGGTGGTACACAGTCGAACTTGATGGGTGTGCTTCTTGCGCGTGATGCATGCATCGCGAAAAACTGGAAAGACGAAAACGGTAATCCGTGGTCTGTACAGCGTGATGGCGTGCCTGCGGACGCAATGCGTAATGTTAAAGTCATTTGTTCTGAAAATGCACACTTCTCTGTGCAAAAGAACATGGCGATGATGGGTATGGGCTTCCAGTCTGTTGTGACTGTTCCTGTTGACGAAAATGCTCGCATGGACATGGACGCACTTGAGAAAACCATGACTCACCTTCAATCTGAAGGTAAAATCGTGGCATGTGTGGTGGCAACTGCGGGTACAACCGATGCTGGCGCAATTGATCCACTGAAGAAAGTACGTGAAATCACCAACAAATATGGCGCGTGGATGCACATTGATGCGGCATGGGGGGGGGCTTTAATTCTTTCTAACGATCATCGAGATATGTTAGATGGTATCGAGCTTTCTGATTCGATCACGCTTGACTTCCATAAGCATTATTTCCAAACGATTTCTTGTGGCGCATTCTTGCTCAAAGACGAAGCGAACTATCGTTTCATGCATTATGAAGCTGAGTATCTAAACTCTGCTTATGATGAAGAGCATGGCGTACCAAACCTTGTGTCAAAATCGCTACAAACAACACGTCGTTTTGATGCGTTGAAATTGTGGATGACTGTTGAAGCACTTGGTGAAGAGCTTTATGGTTCAATGATCGATCATGGCGTGAAATTAACCCGTGAAGTAGCAGACTACATCAAGGCAACTGATGGTCTGGAACTTCTGGTTGAGCCACAATTTGCATCGGTACTGTTCCGTGTGGTTCCAACAGATTATCCAGCTGAATTTGTGGATGCCTTGAACCAGAACGTTGCGGATGAATTATTCGCACGTGGTGAAGCGAACATTGGTGTAACTAAAGTGGGTCAGGTTCAATCTCTGAAAATGACAACTTTAAGCCCAGTTGCAACCCTAGATAACGTGAAGAATTTGCTGGCATTGGTGCTTGCAGAAGCGGATCGTATCAAGGATTCCATCGCTAACGGTACTTATACACCGCCAATCGTATAAGCGGTTGCAGGTGAAAAAAGGAGATCGTTAAGATCTCCTTTTTTATTGGAATTTGGCTGACACATAAATAATAATTTCGCAGATTCAAATACCAAGTGCGACATATTTGTAGTTAGTTGAAAAAGTTAGGTGTATTAAAATCATTAGACTTTTTTCAACTCGCAATTGGAAAGCACCCAATGAAGCAATACACCCAACTTTCTCAAGATGAAAGATACGAAATTTATGCTGCTTTGAAAAGCAAATCTTCAATCTCTACCCTTGCCAGGGAGCTTGGACGTTCTCGATCAACCCTTTATCGTGAGATCAAAAGAAATACTGGAAAACGTGGATATCGAGCTCAACAGGCAGAGAAATTTTCAAGTCAAAGACGATATCGATCCTCTTCACAAATGACAGATTTTGCTCTCGTTTATATTCGTTATCTGATTGGCTTAGATTGGTCTCCTGAGCAAATTTCAGGTGCTTTAACACAACGAGGTTGGCTTGATGTGCCTTCACATGAATGGATTTATCAGTATGTTTATCTAGATAAATCTAAAGGTGGTAAGCTCCACCTTCATTTAAGGCATCAAAAGAAATATCGTAAACGAGGTTATAAAAATACAGACCGTAGAGGCCAACTCGTTGATAGAACAAGTATTCACTGTCGCGATGAGGTCGTCGAGAAACGTCAACGCCTAGGTGATTTTGAAGGTGATACCGTGATAGGCAAGAATCACAAGGGGGCATTATTAACTCTGGTTGAGCGCAAAAGCTTGTATGTACATATCGTTCATTTGGGACAAACTAGAACCACAACTAAAACGATTTCGTGTGCTTTAGCATGTTTGCGCAGCAGTCATGCCTACAGTGTAACCTTTGATAATGGTAAGGAGTTCTCCGAGCACCGGCGGATAACGGAAGCAGGGATAGAGACGTACTTTGCAGATCCATACAAGTCGATTCAACGAGCCAGAAATGAAAATACCAATGGTCTGATCAGGCAATATCTGCCAAAATCATCTTCGTTTGATGAACTGTCAAATGAACAAATAGAGCAGATAGAATTTGCTCTCAATCATCGCCCTAGAAAAACACTAGGCTGGTATACGCCTAGTGAAGTTATGGCTGGTTTTTATACTGTTGCACTTGCTGCTTGAATCCGCCTTTTTAAATAAAATTAAGCTGCAAATAAAGGACTAAAGCCTTTTTTTCTTAACAGTTTGCGATACATGCTGGAGCTTCGATCTGCCGGGAAATGTGCTTCCAGAGATAAGTCTAGCGGTAAAAACTCAGGCTTCTGATTTTCGACAATCAGGCGATCTTCTTCAAAAATCTTCAGATTAAAATCATAGGCTTCTTCGACGGGTAAGTCTTTATCATAATTACGACAGATAAGATCAAACAGCCGGGTCTGACGGGTGGTCATCGGTGAAGCAGCATTCATAATCACCTGTTTAGCATCATTAGGGAAATGGATGGTCAGGGTCGCGGTAAAGGGCAGGCTAATTTCAAAATGTCGTAGCCATTTAAAATCTTCCTGACCGCGCTGATCTAACCCAATCGGATAACGGCCGACACTGCTGATATAGTCGGCACTGAAACCATATTCAGTTTCTGTTGTGGTGTAATTTGAGACTTCGACATCATCTGGATCGCCAAAGGTATCCGGATGTACCCAGGCAAAATGGGCTACATCAATAAAGCCTTCTAGCTGTCTGCCAGCAAAACATTTGATGTCGACTTGTAGGCAAACCAATTGCTGATAATCTGCATCATTCCAATAAGGCATTACTGGAATATTGGGTTCAGCGTTTTTGTCAGCTGTCAGTGAACACCAGATCAGACCATAACGTTCAACCGCGGCATAGGTCCGTAAATGAAACCGATCTGAAATTTTATGCTGTGGATGTGCAGGGATACGGTTGCATTTACCTTGTGTACCAAAACGCAAACCATGATAAGGATAGACGATGCCTTGGCCATCATTTTTTCCCAGACTTAAAAGCACACCACGATGCGGGCAGGCATCTTTGGCCACGATCAGTTCATCCTGCAT is a window of Acinetobacter sp. ASP199 DNA encoding:
- a CDS encoding aspartate aminotransferase family protein, with the translated sequence MVDFAEHRKALLCNDAASIADYSSAMEQATKAVAAWLQNDKMYTGGSIKELRSAIAFNPSKEGLGVEKSLERMVELFLNKSLKVHHPHSLAHLHCPTMVTSQIAEVLINATNQSMDSWDQSPAGSLMEVQLINWLRQKVGYGAGQAGVFTSGGTQSNLMGVLLARDACIAKNWKDENGNPWSVQRDGVPADAMRNVKVICSENAHFSVQKNMAMMGMGFQSVVTVPVDENARMDMDALEKTMTHLQSEGKIVACVVATAGTTDAGAIDPLKKVREITNKYGAWMHIDAAWGGALILSNDHRDMLDGIELSDSITLDFHKHYFQTISCGAFLLKDEANYRFMHYEAEYLNSAYDEEHGVPNLVSKSLQTTRRFDALKLWMTVEALGEELYGSMIDHGVKLTREVADYIKATDGLELLVEPQFASVLFRVVPTDYPAEFVDALNQNVADELFARGEANIGVTKVGQVQSLKMTTLSPVATLDNVKNLLALVLAEADRIKDSIANGTYTPPIV
- a CDS encoding IS30 family transposase — its product is MKQYTQLSQDERYEIYAALKSKSSISTLARELGRSRSTLYREIKRNTGKRGYRAQQAEKFSSQRRYRSSSQMTDFALVYIRYLIGLDWSPEQISGALTQRGWLDVPSHEWIYQYVYLDKSKGGKLHLHLRHQKKYRKRGYKNTDRRGQLVDRTSIHCRDEVVEKRQRLGDFEGDTVIGKNHKGALLTLVERKSLYVHIVHLGQTRTTTKTISCALACLRSSHAYSVTFDNGKEFSEHRRITEAGIETYFADPYKSIQRARNENTNGLIRQYLPKSSSFDELSNEQIEQIEFALNHRPRKTLGWYTPSEVMAGFYTVALAA
- a CDS encoding Rieske 2Fe-2S domain-containing protein, which codes for MNSTTIPVFNPDLPIHMTFEEHDWHLLAQYWYPVALARDISEQPLGTMLLDMPLVIYKMQDELIVAKDACPHRGVLLSLGKNDGQGIVYPYHGLRFGTQGKCNRIPAHPQHKISDRFHLRTYAAVERYGLIWCSLTADKNAEPNIPVMPYWNDADYQQLVCLQVDIKCFAGRQLEGFIDVAHFAWVHPDTFGDPDDVEVSNYTTTETEYGFSADYISSVGRYPIGLDQRGQEDFKWLRHFEISLPFTATLTIHFPNDAKQVIMNAASPMTTRQTRLFDLICRNYDKDLPVEEAYDFNLKIFEEDRLIVENQKPEFLPLDLSLEAHFPADRSSSMYRKLLRKKGFSPLFAA